From one Spiroplasma endosymbiont of Lasioglossum villosulum genomic stretch:
- a CDS encoding L-threonylcarbamoyladenylate synthase, producing MITLQQNQIKEISQIIANGEVVALPTDTIYGLVCKFDDDKAINKIYQIKKRDYSKELPILVASWEQAKSIGIISDQLQSFLINNFSAGKVTVIVLKQPSLNTSYWINKKTIAIRVSASHFIQKLIKLTGPLVATSCNLSNEQPINDYHNINLPNLRYRVAGEILTNKPSTIFNSFNDKIIR from the coding sequence ATGATAACTTTACAGCAAAATCAAATTAAAGAAATTAGCCAAATCATTGCTAATGGCGAAGTGGTTGCTTTACCAACAGATACAATTTATGGTCTTGTTTGTAAATTTGATGATGACAAAGCTATTAATAAAATTTATCAAATTAAAAAACGTGATTATAGTAAAGAACTGCCAATTTTAGTTGCTAGTTGAGAGCAAGCTAAAAGCATTGGTATAATTAGCGATCAATTACAGTCATTTTTAATAAATAATTTTAGTGCTGGTAAAGTTACTGTTATAGTTTTAAAACAACCTAGTTTAAACACATCATATTGAATAAATAAAAAGACAATAGCAATTAGAGTTAGTGCTTCACATTTTATTCAAAAATTAATTAAATTAACAGGACCTTTAGTAGCTACAAGTTGTAATTTAAGTAATGAACAACCAATTAACGATTATCATAATATAAACTTGCCTAATTTAAGGTATAGAGTAGCAGGTGAGATTTTAACAAATAAACCATCAACTATTTTTAATAGTTTTAATGATAAAATTATTAGATAA
- the prmC gene encoding peptide chain release factor N(5)-glutamine methyltransferase: MTYRDYLLLAKKINKKNEQINKIILLKFINKDLSWLYANLSQTIAIDFLESYLQLVKKFVAGYPLQYIIGYQWFLDHKFVVDNRVLIPRNETEELVKNVFVYAQNIFNNDNLKVLDLGTGSGAIAISLALKKPNWNIVASDISKDALTIAKINNDNFNLKNINFVESDIFTNLKNHKFNIIISNPPYIDETANTFSKHNLQYEPKLALFADHKGLYFYEVIFQQCHAVLEKSFLLAFEFGFDQKEALTILIKKYLPQYNYKFIKDINNKWRMLFIWQTL; the protein is encoded by the coding sequence ATGACTTATAGAGATTATCTTTTATTAGCAAAAAAAATTAATAAAAAAAATGAACAAATTAATAAGATAATTTTATTAAAGTTTATTAATAAAGATTTATCTTGATTATATGCAAATCTTAGTCAAACAATAGCAATAGATTTTTTAGAATCATATTTACAATTAGTTAAAAAATTTGTTGCTGGCTATCCTTTACAATATATTATTGGTTATCAATGATTTCTTGATCATAAGTTTGTTGTTGATAATAGAGTATTAATTCCTCGTAATGAAACTGAAGAACTAGTTAAAAATGTTTTTGTCTATGCACAAAACATTTTTAATAATGATAATTTAAAAGTATTAGATTTAGGAACAGGTAGTGGTGCTATTGCTATTAGTTTAGCGTTAAAGAAACCTAATTGAAATATAGTAGCAAGTGATATTAGCAAAGATGCATTAACTATTGCTAAGATTAATAATGATAATTTTAACCTAAAAAATATTAATTTTGTTGAAAGCGATATATTTACAAATCTTAAAAATCATAAATTTAATATTATTATTTCAAATCCGCCATATATTGATGAGACAGCGAATACTTTTTCAAAACATAATTTACAATATGAACCAAAATTAGCTTTATTTGCTGATCATAAAGGATTATATTTTTATGAAGTAATTTTTCAACAATGTCATGCAGTTTTAGAAAAATCTTTTTTATTAGCATTTGAATTTGGTTTTGATCAAAAAGAAGCACTAACTATTCTTATTAAAAAGTATTTACCACAATATAATTACAAATTTATTAAAGATATTAATAATAAATGAAGAATGCTATTTATTTGGCAAACATTATAA
- the prfA gene encoding peptide chain release factor 1: MNEKTLEQLMQLTKKYSEIEKQLENPELIPRDKYTELTKEHSRLEPIIEQYWKYEKINKEIIEAKKALATEQDQELCEMLKIDIKANEIELEKAENELKLTLIPKDINDDKNVIIEIRGAVGGDEANIFAGDLYRMYSKYCEIQRWKIETIEAKEAINGGFSYIAFMVKGKHVFAKLKFEAGGHRVQRVPKTESQGRVHTSIATVAVLPEVNEVEIKINNSDLRIDTYRSSGAGGQHVNTTDSAIRITHIPTGVVVTSQDGRSQHDNKDKAMRVLRAKLYEKKVEEEQGRIGNLRKTAVGSGDRSEKIRTYNYPQNRVTDHRIGLSLLKLDRIMEGNIDEIIIALISSEQKEKLENIDENITVLK; this comes from the coding sequence ATGAATGAAAAAACATTAGAACAGTTAATGCAACTTACTAAAAAATATAGTGAAATTGAAAAGCAGTTAGAAAATCCCGAATTAATTCCTCGTGATAAATACACTGAATTAACAAAAGAACATAGTAGATTAGAACCAATTATTGAACAATATTGAAAATATGAAAAAATTAACAAAGAAATTATTGAAGCAAAAAAGGCATTAGCAACCGAACAGGATCAAGAACTTTGTGAAATGCTTAAAATAGATATTAAAGCAAATGAAATAGAATTAGAAAAAGCAGAAAATGAATTAAAACTAACACTAATTCCTAAAGATATAAATGATGATAAAAATGTTATTATTGAAATCAGAGGAGCTGTTGGTGGTGATGAAGCAAATATTTTTGCTGGTGATTTATATCGTATGTATAGTAAGTATTGTGAAATTCAACGATGAAAAATTGAAACTATTGAGGCAAAGGAAGCAATAAATGGTGGATTTAGTTATATTGCTTTTATGGTTAAAGGTAAACATGTATTTGCTAAATTAAAGTTTGAAGCTGGTGGACATCGTGTTCAGAGAGTTCCAAAAACCGAATCACAAGGACGAGTTCATACTTCAATTGCAACAGTTGCTGTATTGCCAGAAGTTAATGAAGTTGAAATTAAAATAAATAATTCTGATTTAAGAATTGATACTTATCGTTCTAGTGGTGCTGGTGGTCAACATGTTAATACTACCGATTCAGCAATTAGAATTACTCATATTCCAACGGGTGTTGTTGTAACTTCACAGGACGGACGAAGTCAACATGATAATAAAGATAAAGCAATGCGGGTATTAAGAGCTAAACTTTATGAAAAAAAAGTTGAAGAAGAACAGGGAAGAATTGGTAATTTAAGAAAAACAGCTGTTGGTAGCGGTGATCGTTCAGAAAAAATTAGAACATACAATTATCCACAAAATAGAGTAACCGATCATCGAATTGGATTATCTTTATTAAAGTTAGATCGTATTATGGAAGGTAATATTGATGAAATTATTATTGCTTTAATTAGTAGTGAACAAAAAGAAAAATTAGAAAATATTGATGAAAATATTACAGTATTAAAGTAA
- a CDS encoding thymidine kinase: MYSRYNEGWIEVITGCMFAGKTEEFMRRINRLQYAKRKVLVFKPKVDIRYDAKKVVSHKGVSITAIVIDDPMQILKHVDKEIEAVAIDEVQFFKLSIIEVIKTLANQNKQVIVAGLDQDFRGEPFPVTKELLALAEFVTKLDAVCVKCGKAATRTQRIINGREARYDDEIILIGAQEQYEARCRSHHRVLTNNQNR; encoded by the coding sequence ATGTATAGTCGTTATAATGAGGGATGAATTGAAGTAATTACTGGTTGTATGTTTGCTGGAAAAACAGAAGAGTTTATGCGACGTATAAATCGTTTACAGTATGCTAAACGCAAAGTGCTAGTTTTTAAACCCAAGGTTGATATTCGTTATGATGCTAAAAAAGTAGTAAGTCATAAAGGAGTATCTATCACAGCGATAGTAATTGATGATCCAATGCAAATATTAAAACATGTAGATAAAGAAATAGAAGCAGTTGCAATTGATGAAGTACAATTTTTTAAACTATCAATTATTGAAGTGATTAAAACATTAGCAAATCAAAATAAGCAAGTTATTGTTGCGGGTTTAGATCAAGATTTTCGTGGTGAACCATTTCCTGTTACTAAAGAATTATTAGCCTTAGCAGAATTTGTAACTAAATTAGATGCTGTTTGTGTAAAATGTGGTAAAGCAGCAACAAGGACACAACGTATTATTAATGGCCGAGAAGCTAGATATGATGATGAAATTATTTTAATTGGTGCGCAAGAACAATATGAAGCTCGATGTCGTAGTCATCATCGTGTCTTAACAAATAATCAGAATAGATAA
- a CDS encoding bifunctional oligoribonuclease/PAP phosphatase NrnA: MNKFKKEAQAIYELIKISNPIIIHRHINPDGDALGSQWGLKKIIEDNFENKKVLVPGETNEHMALLFPQPTFVKKEDYENALVIVTDTANRERISGEFWEEGKKIIKIDHHPIVDKYADIDLIEEKASAACQVVAKWAQVLNLKVSALAARNLFLGLVTDSGRFLYRSVNEETFQIASFLVKQNFNLLDLYQNLYIQNLKIARLKGYILSNFKITDNGVAYIIFNDKIITDLQTKIISQNKILNIKGEVVLTREDLTSQVNVMSNIDGIKIWLIAAYDQMNSKIKVSVRSARWIINDTIAKFGGGGHQTAAGAYLQNINEVEKLIDSLDKVASKSPELTNN; encoded by the coding sequence ATGAATAAGTTTAAAAAAGAAGCACAAGCAATTTATGAATTAATAAAAATCAGTAATCCAATTATTATTCATCGTCATATTAATCCTGATGGAGATGCTTTGGGTTCACAATGAGGATTAAAAAAAATTATTGAAGATAATTTTGAAAATAAAAAAGTACTTGTTCCAGGTGAAACAAATGAACATATGGCATTATTATTTCCACAACCAACTTTTGTTAAAAAAGAAGATTATGAAAATGCACTAGTAATAGTCACTGATACAGCCAATCGCGAACGAATTAGTGGCGAATTTTGAGAAGAAGGAAAAAAAATAATTAAAATTGATCATCATCCAATTGTTGATAAATATGCTGATATTGATTTAATTGAAGAAAAGGCTTCTGCTGCTTGCCAAGTAGTGGCAAAATGAGCACAAGTATTGAATTTAAAAGTTTCTGCTTTAGCAGCTAGAAATTTATTTCTTGGTTTAGTTACTGATTCTGGTAGATTTTTGTATCGCTCTGTTAATGAAGAAACTTTTCAGATTGCTAGTTTTTTAGTTAAACAAAATTTTAATTTATTAGACTTATATCAAAATTTATATATTCAAAATTTAAAAATCGCAAGATTGAAAGGATATATATTATCAAATTTTAAAATTACTGATAATGGTGTTGCTTATATAATATTTAACGATAAAATAATTACTGACTTACAAACAAAAATTATTAGTCAAAATAAAATATTAAATATTAAAGGTGAAGTTGTTTTAACTAGAGAAGATTTAACTAGCCAAGTTAATGTAATGTCAAATATTGATGGTATTAAAATTTGATTAATTGCTGCTTATGATCAAATGAATAGTAAAATCAAAGTTAGTGTTCGTAGTGCAAGATGAATAATTAATGATACTATTGCCAAGTTTGGTGGTGGTGGTCATCAGACAGCAGCTGGTGCATATTTACAAAATATTAATGAAGTTGAAAAATTGATTGATAGTTTAGATAAAGTTGCTAGTAAATCACCAGAATTAACAAACAATTAA
- the rpmE gene encoding 50S ribosomal protein L31 has product MAKASIHPEYFQTKVTCITCSNNFISGSTKGKEIRVDTCSSCHPFYIGKQSFVSAKGRVERFNTKASKQVETKTKTVEINKAKPQNTKTIVLETAKDVLKLTDTKQVKK; this is encoded by the coding sequence ATGGCAAAAGCAAGCATCCATCCAGAGTATTTTCAAACTAAAGTAACATGTATAACATGTAGCAATAATTTTATAAGTGGTTCAACTAAGGGTAAAGAAATCCGTGTTGATACATGTTCAAGTTGTCATCCATTTTATATTGGAAAACAATCATTTGTTTCAGCAAAAGGAAGAGTTGAACGCTTTAATACAAAAGCAAGTAAACAAGTTGAAACAAAAACAAAAACTGTTGAAATAAACAAAGCAAAACCACAAAATACTAAAACTATTGTATTAGAAACAGCAAAAGATGTTCTAAAACTAACTGATACTAAACAAGTTAAAAAATAA